The following coding sequences lie in one Moritella sp. F3 genomic window:
- a CDS encoding DUF2249 domain-containing protein — protein MAITLLPTNVLPTDVESIGVPSTQIPPTKLQVIKLDVSEFPMPEPMRQVLQALAELSPGQCLIIYHRKNPVPLYPKLVELGFVYRVDIDYGFSQSSALVSHQGYDNGSCEDLAVIIKVAFKADASALAAFSELELE, from the coding sequence ATGGCGATAACCTTACTACCAACTAATGTACTACCAACTGACGTAGAATCAATTGGCGTACCATCAACTCAAATACCACCGACTAAACTGCAAGTCATTAAGCTTGATGTCAGTGAGTTCCCCATGCCTGAACCAATGCGTCAGGTATTACAGGCGTTAGCGGAATTATCCCCTGGTCAGTGTTTGATTATCTATCACCGTAAAAACCCTGTGCCGTTATATCCCAAGTTAGTTGAGTTAGGATTTGTTTACCGCGTGGATATTGATTATGGTTTTAGCCAATCATCCGCCCTTGTTAGTCATCAAGGTTATGATAATGGCAGTTGTGAAGATTTAGCCGTTATCATTAAAGTTGCTTTCAAAGCGGATGCATCGGCATTAGCCGCATTTTCTGAGCTGGAATTAGAATGA
- a CDS encoding PKD domain-containing protein — MKKLLLVMTLGALSGCFGDSDDAEEQTSPVITADFSTEKDDLKVTFTSTSASVDSPIDGYQWDFGDDSAISFAVNPVYTYATADTYSVLLTVTTEDGGNASITHDVTVAKIPGIPTADFTYNPDGLTVTFTDNSEVKNDSIASYSWDFGDVDPGNTSALASPSHTYSVSGDYEVTLDVTSELGNKAASMSYQVTVTDNVIDPVNPQADFSSVVNDLEVTFTDLTSVDNGSISNYLWDFGDGASSALASPSHIYAVGGTYTVRLDVTGSDGATASNSKEVTAYDPAIEPTTPTVSFTSDALAESPNLTVNFTADAANETSPITTYAWDFDSLGVSSSANPTFTFYDAGIYTVQLMVTSEEGIQNSYSDNVEVFAPADEQPEYITCQVTSTSSSVFPANRDEELASCFTSDTPMADKKQAATWCAEQVATYVTDMPLRRVRPTLTANVQETACP; from the coding sequence ATGAAAAAATTATTACTCGTCATGACACTTGGCGCATTATCGGGCTGTTTTGGCGACTCTGACGATGCTGAAGAGCAGACTTCTCCGGTCATCACTGCTGATTTCTCTACAGAGAAAGACGATCTAAAAGTTACTTTTACTAGTACATCTGCAAGTGTTGATAGCCCGATAGACGGTTATCAGTGGGATTTTGGTGATGATTCGGCAATTAGCTTTGCTGTAAACCCTGTTTATACCTATGCAACGGCTGACACCTACAGCGTGCTACTTACGGTGACGACTGAAGATGGCGGTAACGCAAGTATTACGCATGACGTTACTGTTGCTAAAATCCCCGGTATCCCAACGGCTGATTTTACTTATAACCCAGACGGTTTAACGGTGACGTTTACTGATAACTCGGAAGTTAAAAATGATTCGATTGCTAGTTACAGTTGGGATTTTGGTGATGTAGACCCTGGCAATACATCGGCACTTGCTTCACCATCGCACACTTATTCCGTCTCGGGCGATTATGAGGTTACCTTGGATGTTACGTCTGAACTGGGTAATAAAGCTGCGAGCATGAGTTATCAGGTTACTGTCACGGATAATGTGATTGATCCTGTTAATCCACAGGCTGATTTTAGCTCGGTTGTTAACGACTTAGAAGTCACGTTTACTGATTTAACCAGCGTTGATAATGGCAGTATTAGCAATTACTTATGGGATTTTGGTGATGGCGCATCGTCTGCACTTGCTTCACCTTCACATATTTATGCCGTTGGTGGCACTTATACGGTGAGACTGGATGTAACAGGCAGTGATGGTGCGACAGCAAGTAATAGTAAAGAGGTGACTGCTTATGACCCTGCTATAGAGCCAACAACACCCACTGTGAGTTTTACGTCGGATGCATTAGCTGAGTCACCAAATCTAACGGTTAACTTTACCGCTGACGCTGCAAATGAAACCAGTCCTATTACTACTTATGCATGGGATTTTGATAGCTTAGGCGTATCGAGTTCAGCTAATCCGACGTTTACATTTTATGATGCTGGTATATATACAGTACAGTTAATGGTCACTTCTGAAGAGGGGATTCAAAATAGTTATTCGGATAATGTTGAAGTATTCGCTCCAGCGGACGAGCAGCCTGAGTATATTACTTGTCAGGTTACTTCAACGAGTTCATCTGTCTTCCCAGCTAACCGTGATGAGGAACTAGCTAGTTGCTTTACGAGTGATACGCCTATGGCAGATAAAAAACAAGCTGCTACCTGGTGCGCAGAGCAAGTGGCGACTTATGTTACAGATATGCCTCTTAGACGTGTTCGCCCGACATTAACGGCGAATGTGCAGGAAACGGCTTGCCCATAA
- a CDS encoding calcium/sodium antiporter, whose protein sequence is MSLLLPIIAVLVGFILLTVSADRLILVSSTLAKQFGVSVMFIGMTVIAFGTSFPELVVSAIASFNGAEGLAVGNAIGSNIINCGLVLALCALFMPLVIQVRFIKRELPILVVALIATIALMSNGSITMWDSLVLILLLALYCVYLAKSSSADDVENELEFLDVSQTRALVETIAMLIMLLISSQIMVWGSVQLAKAMGVSDLLIGLTIVAFGTSLPELAAAIAGVRRGMPEIAFATVIGSNTFNLLGVLAFPGLIGDGLQLPAEVLTRDIPMLSIMTAFMVISFTMTYFAVNKRRSGLKPEQQTDALIAADSKLNYRFGRLSGAVLLIMFIGYTWVLFTS, encoded by the coding sequence ATGTCTTTATTATTACCTATCATCGCTGTATTAGTTGGTTTTATCCTACTTACAGTCAGTGCTGACCGTCTTATCTTAGTGTCATCAACATTAGCCAAACAGTTTGGTGTGTCTGTCATGTTTATTGGTATGACCGTCATTGCCTTTGGTACTTCATTCCCAGAATTAGTCGTTAGTGCTATAGCCTCATTTAATGGCGCAGAAGGCCTTGCTGTCGGTAATGCTATCGGTTCTAACATTATCAACTGTGGTTTAGTATTAGCGCTTTGCGCCTTGTTTATGCCGCTGGTGATTCAAGTACGTTTTATCAAACGTGAATTACCTATTTTAGTTGTGGCACTCATTGCAACTATCGCATTAATGTCGAATGGCTCTATTACCATGTGGGATAGTCTTGTACTTATTCTATTATTGGCACTTTACTGTGTATACCTTGCGAAATCATCGTCTGCAGATGATGTTGAAAACGAACTTGAATTTTTAGACGTAAGCCAAACACGTGCATTAGTTGAAACTATCGCGATGCTTATCATGCTATTAATCAGCTCACAAATTATGGTTTGGGGTAGCGTACAACTTGCTAAAGCAATGGGCGTAAGCGACTTATTGATTGGTCTAACGATTGTTGCATTTGGTACTAGTTTGCCTGAATTAGCCGCAGCTATTGCTGGTGTTCGTCGTGGCATGCCTGAAATTGCATTTGCAACTGTGATTGGCTCAAACACCTTTAACTTATTAGGTGTACTGGCGTTCCCTGGTTTGATTGGTGATGGTCTACAACTACCAGCGGAAGTATTAACACGTGATATACCAATGCTTTCAATCATGACCGCATTCATGGTTATCTCGTTTACGATGACTTATTTTGCAGTAAATAAACGCCGCTCAGGTTTGAAGCCTGAACAACAAACAGATGCGCTAATCGCTGCAGACAGTAAACTTAACTACCGTTTCGGTCGCCTTTCTGGTGCTGTACTCTTGATTATGTTTATTGGTTATACTTGGGTACTTTTTACTTCTTAA
- a CDS encoding MotA/TolQ/ExbB proton channel family protein, whose amino-acid sequence MKPSIAMNQLFPMNKALFNKAKVFLTHALVLSTLAISSHSLVANAAVAENNTAQAVSKQLLNDTKQDNKELTKALKQREAGFKLTEQQIKQQRKVLLATQRQLQNETEVLSLQFTENEEQLAKQETRLRLETGSLGELFGVVRQSAKQLSSEVNTAVTAIDSATFAPVIADIVAAKTLPSMMQLTGLWSGLAEQIKASGEIKTVNVAVIDGGGQLATKPVVRLGSMGIVDEQGYLAWNGEKQTATAYLKQPENGPTAANLATPDTTGNILVLDPSRGVMLAQLENTPTLKDRLQNGGTVGYVIISLLIVGLFIAIVQGLKLVFIRRQIKQQLADPSVIGNNPLGRILKVYVDSNVKSALHQNTEALELRLMEVVVDEQQGLEKGLSMLKLLAALAPMLGLLGTVTGMIETFQVITQFGNGDPKVMAGGISMALITTVLGLVAAMPLLLAHNMLTTQADNIRDTLEKQGISLVAEEAEKLAIVAVSTTETVGYDKAQTQANTLTQQAG is encoded by the coding sequence ATGAAACCGTCTATTGCAATGAATCAGCTATTCCCGATGAACAAAGCCCTTTTCAATAAAGCTAAAGTATTTTTAACGCATGCATTGGTATTAAGTACTCTTGCTATTAGCTCACACTCGCTAGTTGCAAATGCGGCTGTGGCAGAAAACAACACTGCACAGGCGGTAAGTAAACAATTACTTAACGATACTAAACAAGATAACAAAGAGCTTACAAAAGCGTTAAAGCAACGTGAAGCCGGTTTTAAGTTAACTGAGCAACAAATTAAACAGCAACGTAAGGTGCTATTAGCAACGCAGCGCCAACTGCAAAATGAAACTGAAGTGTTAAGCCTGCAGTTTACTGAAAATGAAGAGCAGCTTGCGAAACAAGAAACACGTTTACGTTTAGAAACCGGCAGTTTAGGTGAATTATTTGGTGTTGTACGTCAATCCGCTAAACAACTAAGCAGTGAAGTTAATACTGCTGTCACGGCTATCGACAGCGCGACCTTTGCCCCCGTTATTGCAGATATTGTTGCCGCTAAAACATTACCATCAATGATGCAGTTAACGGGCTTATGGTCAGGGTTAGCAGAACAAATTAAAGCCAGCGGTGAGATTAAAACCGTTAATGTAGCCGTGATTGATGGTGGCGGGCAATTAGCCACTAAACCCGTCGTGCGCTTAGGCAGTATGGGGATTGTTGATGAACAAGGTTATTTAGCTTGGAATGGCGAGAAGCAAACGGCAACAGCTTACCTAAAGCAACCTGAGAATGGTCCTACAGCTGCTAACTTAGCAACGCCTGACACGACTGGAAATATCCTCGTACTTGACCCATCTCGTGGTGTGATGTTAGCGCAATTAGAAAATACGCCAACGTTAAAAGACCGTCTACAAAATGGCGGCACTGTCGGTTATGTGATTATTTCATTACTGATTGTTGGTTTGTTTATCGCGATTGTGCAAGGCCTGAAGTTAGTCTTTATCCGCCGTCAAATTAAACAGCAGCTAGCCGACCCTAGCGTGATAGGTAACAACCCATTAGGGCGTATCTTAAAAGTGTACGTGGACAGTAACGTTAAATCGGCATTGCACCAGAATACTGAAGCGTTAGAGTTACGTTTAATGGAAGTCGTGGTTGATGAACAGCAAGGTTTAGAGAAAGGCCTCTCTATGTTGAAACTACTTGCGGCACTTGCGCCGATGCTCGGTTTGCTTGGTACTGTAACTGGTATGATTGAAACATTCCAAGTGATCACGCAGTTTGGTAATGGCGATCCAAAAGTGATGGCAGGTGGTATTTCAATGGCTCTGATCACGACGGTATTAGGTTTAGTGGCGGCAATGCCATTATTACTGGCGCATAATATGTTAACGACACAAGCGGATAATATTCGCGATACGTTAGAGAAACAGGGCATTAGCTTAGTAGCTGAAGAAGCTGAGAAATTAGCTATTGTCGCCGTTTCAACTACTGAGACTGTTGGTTATGATAAAGCTCAGACTCAGGCTAACACTCTAACTCAACAAGCAGGCTAA
- a CDS encoding biopolymer transporter ExbD, which produces MRFNRRSAAREDAQIDMTSMLDIVFIMLIFFIVTSSFVRESGVEVNRPQASNVVSQAGAGIFIAITANNDIYIDKRMVDVERVQATLEHLLLSQPDASLVIQADEHAFNGTVVKVMDAANGAGVNGIALAAEKS; this is translated from the coding sequence ATGAGATTTAACCGTCGTTCAGCCGCTCGTGAAGATGCGCAAATTGATATGACTTCGATGTTAGATATCGTTTTTATCATGCTGATCTTTTTTATTGTCACGAGTTCATTTGTGCGTGAATCTGGTGTTGAAGTTAACCGTCCTCAGGCAAGCAATGTGGTTAGCCAAGCTGGCGCGGGTATCTTTATTGCGATAACTGCAAACAATGATATTTATATTGATAAACGCATGGTGGATGTCGAGCGTGTTCAAGCCACGTTAGAGCATTTATTACTTTCTCAACCGGATGCTTCTTTAGTGATCCAAGCGGATGAGCATGCCTTTAATGGCACGGTTGTTAAAGTGATGGATGCCGCCAATGGCGCTGGTGTGAATGGTATCGCGTTGGCTGCGGAGAAGTCGTAA
- a CDS encoding energy transducer TonB, translated as MLRFLLAIPLAFAMTLGLFTLMAWMVDNGQAGKPEESTAQAFDIVMVDQERDVNRRQRALPEQPKNAPPPTDSVPVANAETKSLALPDMPVLGIDMAGIGVEVGLPAIGEFSANQQAMPLYRVEPRYPSRAMKQGAQGWVKMSFNIDTLGRPINIKVMDAKPRRLFERSAVKALRKWKYQPKLEEGKAIMQVNQTVTLEFKLER; from the coding sequence ATGTTACGTTTTTTATTGGCTATCCCGCTGGCTTTTGCCATGACCTTGGGTTTATTTACACTAATGGCATGGATGGTTGATAACGGCCAGGCTGGTAAACCTGAAGAGTCTACTGCGCAAGCGTTTGATATTGTTATGGTCGATCAAGAGCGTGATGTTAACCGTCGCCAACGCGCATTGCCAGAGCAACCTAAAAATGCGCCGCCACCAACAGACAGTGTTCCTGTCGCGAATGCTGAGACTAAATCATTAGCATTACCGGATATGCCTGTACTTGGTATTGATATGGCGGGGATCGGTGTTGAAGTTGGCTTACCTGCGATTGGTGAGTTTAGTGCGAATCAACAAGCGATGCCTTTGTATCGTGTTGAGCCGCGTTACCCATCGAGAGCAATGAAGCAAGGCGCACAAGGTTGGGTGAAGATGTCATTTAATATCGACACACTTGGTCGCCCGATTAATATCAAAGTGATGGATGCAAAACCAAGACGTTTATTTGAAAGGTCGGCAGTAAAAGCGTTAAGAAAATGGAAGTACCAACCCAAATTGGAAGAGGGGAAAGCAATAATGCAAGTCAACCAGACGGTAACCTTGGAGTTTAAATTAGAGCGATGA
- a CDS encoding sterol desaturase family protein → MSDWFIINSNALRLSAFIGLFILLALWEHYQPKRALTVSKLQRWGNNIAMVMLNNLTLKLLMPFLAIDAALYVQQQQWGLVSLMADADLITSSFIAILAIILLDAAIYFQHRLFHKVPMLWRLHRMHHSDLDIDLTTAIRFHPIEILLSMLIKIAVIIALGVPVIAVVLFEMLLNLTAMFNHSNIKLSIKIDHYLRYLLVTPDMHRVHHSINGRETNHNFGFCLPWWDRLFNSYQVQPQLGHQNMQIGLPYFRAAKECKIQHMLTQPFRNK, encoded by the coding sequence ATGAGCGACTGGTTTATCATTAACAGCAATGCACTGCGACTGAGTGCATTTATCGGTTTGTTTATATTATTAGCCCTGTGGGAGCACTATCAACCGAAACGCGCGCTAACAGTGTCAAAACTCCAGCGTTGGGGCAACAATATTGCGATGGTAATGTTGAATAACCTCACGCTAAAACTACTGATGCCATTTTTAGCTATCGATGCCGCTTTGTATGTCCAGCAGCAACAATGGGGATTAGTCTCCTTAATGGCTGACGCAGACCTAATAACAAGTTCGTTCATCGCTATTTTAGCGATTATACTGCTTGATGCTGCCATTTATTTTCAACACCGCCTATTTCATAAAGTGCCTATGCTATGGCGCTTACACCGTATGCATCACAGCGATCTTGATATCGATCTCACCACCGCGATCCGTTTTCATCCTATCGAAATTTTGTTATCCATGTTGATAAAAATTGCCGTTATTATTGCATTGGGTGTCCCTGTCATTGCCGTCGTATTATTTGAAATGTTATTGAATCTGACTGCCATGTTTAATCACAGCAATATTAAATTATCAATTAAGATCGACCATTACCTACGTTACCTATTAGTGACTCCTGATATGCACCGGGTACACCATTCTATTAATGGCCGTGAAACCAATCATAATTTCGGTTTTTGCTTACCATGGTGGGATCGTTTATTTAACAGTTACCAAGTGCAACCGCAATTGGGACACCAGAACATGCAGATCGGTTTACCGTATTTTCGTGCTGCGAAAGAATGCAAAATACAGCATATGCTGACTCAACCGTTCAGAAACAAATAA
- a CDS encoding type II secretion system protein yields MKTKNGGFTLIELVIVIIVLGVLSVTALPKFLDIGQDAHDATAKSSFAAFDSAVKLYHSCWLTNGKSGAVQDLACFGDGDIDSSTTGYPLAQSDISNGTKLQGDYCEEMWTGLLSHNDFKLEGHNNSGGYDDDTSIVYWYAGSEMSNPRTYCYYNYIADDRSKGAVNWQLHYYPATGETTITRGALSY; encoded by the coding sequence ATGAAAACAAAAAATGGTGGTTTCACCTTAATAGAGCTCGTCATCGTCATAATTGTGCTAGGAGTGCTATCAGTAACAGCGTTACCTAAATTCCTAGACATAGGTCAAGATGCCCATGATGCAACGGCAAAAAGTTCATTCGCGGCGTTTGATTCTGCTGTAAAGTTATATCATAGCTGCTGGTTAACGAATGGTAAGAGTGGTGCAGTACAAGATCTCGCTTGCTTTGGCGATGGTGACATAGATTCCAGCACTACTGGTTATCCACTTGCACAATCAGATATTAGTAATGGAACAAAATTACAAGGTGATTATTGTGAAGAAATGTGGACTGGATTATTAAGTCATAATGACTTTAAACTAGAAGGTCATAATAACTCAGGTGGTTATGATGATGATACAAGTATTGTTTATTGGTATGCAGGCAGTGAGATGAGCAACCCGAGGACTTATTGTTATTATAATTATATCGCCGATGACCGTAGTAAAGGCGCTGTTAATTGGCAATTACATTACTACCCTGCGACTGGCGAGACAACGATCACTCGTGGTGCACTCTCGTATTAA
- a CDS encoding lipopolysaccharide assembly protein LapB yields MIHSLTIYKANVSKLKSTLLFAFMCLYASSAYANPPQLTQFIAGKIQAAQALQQEERYSDAIELLTELSPRQAYDKAFVQRVLGIFHWQQENTQQAVKYLSLAVESQLLPTKQTWVTQRMIADILLSEQKYRRALPHYYVLVNEYVLSDGVLGKVAAGNENGAKRKQNKSDIKVTEFTELWLRIAQTHYQLREWDQVLSAVSSYEKLNTQGDQVQALNLQLTAQSQLQRWPAAIDTLDRIIAVEPDKLLWWQQLAGLQLRVSQPQAALTTLILAQRQGLELSTAERRTLAQLYAQQGIPEQAARELGLLAQDSTDNNEREKLFAEQAQYWQMAKEWDLAINAWRDVIRLAKNNTAEYRWPLAQLLLQQGQYESALLELNHQQIKQDKSKKDQAAIELAKVRAYYKLEQFDRAISHAKLAQHLAPSASAKGWLKYLQQVRQINS; encoded by the coding sequence ATGATTCATTCTTTAACGATTTATAAAGCGAATGTAAGCAAACTAAAAAGTACCTTGCTGTTCGCTTTCATGTGTTTGTACGCATCATCAGCTTATGCTAACCCGCCTCAGCTAACGCAGTTTATTGCGGGTAAAATTCAAGCGGCACAAGCGCTGCAGCAAGAAGAGCGTTACAGTGATGCCATTGAGTTATTAACAGAGTTAAGCCCTCGTCAAGCATACGATAAAGCCTTTGTGCAACGTGTGTTAGGTATTTTTCATTGGCAGCAAGAAAATACGCAACAAGCGGTGAAATATTTGTCTTTGGCGGTTGAGAGTCAGTTACTACCGACAAAGCAGACTTGGGTGACGCAGCGCATGATTGCGGATATATTGCTGAGTGAGCAGAAGTATAGACGGGCTTTGCCGCATTATTATGTATTAGTTAATGAGTATGTGTTGAGTGATGGTGTGCTCGGTAAGGTCGCTGCAGGCAATGAGAACGGCGCTAAACGTAAGCAAAATAAATCGGATATCAAGGTCACAGAGTTTACAGAACTGTGGTTACGTATCGCGCAAACTCACTATCAGCTCCGTGAGTGGGATCAGGTACTCAGTGCGGTGAGTTCATACGAAAAATTAAATACACAAGGTGATCAGGTTCAAGCGCTAAATTTACAGTTAACCGCGCAATCACAACTGCAACGTTGGCCTGCTGCGATTGATACATTAGACCGTATCATTGCTGTGGAACCGGATAAGTTACTGTGGTGGCAGCAGCTTGCAGGTTTGCAACTACGTGTATCACAACCACAAGCAGCTTTAACCACGTTGATCTTAGCGCAGCGTCAAGGACTTGAATTAAGTACGGCAGAGCGTCGCACTCTAGCGCAGTTGTACGCACAACAAGGTATTCCTGAGCAAGCTGCGCGCGAGTTAGGTCTGTTAGCGCAAGATTCAACTGATAATAATGAGCGAGAAAAGCTATTCGCTGAACAAGCGCAATATTGGCAGATGGCAAAAGAGTGGGATCTCGCGATTAATGCGTGGCGTGATGTCATTCGCTTGGCAAAAAATAATACTGCTGAATATCGCTGGCCGCTGGCACAACTGCTGTTACAGCAGGGTCAATATGAATCAGCACTGCTTGAATTGAATCATCAGCAAATTAAGCAAGATAAAAGCAAGAAAGACCAGGCTGCAATCGAGTTAGCGAAAGTGCGTGCTTATTATAAACTTGAACAATTTGATCGCGCGATCAGCCATGCTAAATTAGCGCAGCATCTTGCTCCCTCTGCAAGTGCGAAAGGTTGGTTGAAGTACTTACAGCAAGTACGTCAAATCAATAGCTAA
- a CDS encoding endonuclease/exonuclease/phosphatase family protein, with protein MLKIATFNLFNYIEPPYACYDFDRIYDEQQWQKKQKWIRDYLAEHQPDVIGFQEVFSPDSLKTLAAECDYPYFAVVDSADVIEDYIFRSPVVALASRYPITDITAVIPDSELAVDMGLSSEYQFSRKPLRASIELPHLGTTDCYVVHFKSKRPMLESDDTELATTKAVLNAFTKQMCGTWGSSIQRGSEAALLFQKMIQRRLATNNPMMLMGDFNDRLDNDRDGVLSHLTMDTLRFNSDPQAQDIVKQFSLQDSWHLYQHAANGVTASSTPAPRPPTHYFFNKGSVLDYILLSCEFNAEYQRSLYEVSDYHTYDRHLINPIYARDSESTDHAVVQINLALRS; from the coding sequence ATGCTAAAAATTGCCACCTTTAATTTGTTCAATTACATCGAACCTCCTTATGCTTGTTATGACTTTGATCGTATCTATGATGAGCAACAATGGCAGAAAAAGCAGAAATGGATACGTGATTACCTTGCTGAACATCAACCTGATGTGATCGGCTTTCAAGAAGTGTTTAGCCCTGATTCATTAAAAACACTAGCAGCAGAATGTGATTATCCGTATTTCGCTGTTGTCGATAGCGCCGATGTCATTGAAGACTATATCTTTCGTAGTCCAGTCGTAGCTCTGGCATCACGTTACCCAATAACCGACATCACAGCTGTCATACCAGATAGTGAACTCGCAGTGGATATGGGATTGTCATCTGAATATCAATTTAGCCGTAAGCCACTACGCGCCAGTATTGAACTACCGCACTTAGGCACTACAGATTGTTATGTCGTGCATTTCAAATCTAAACGGCCAATGTTAGAAAGTGATGATACCGAACTAGCAACAACCAAAGCCGTACTAAATGCTTTTACTAAACAAATGTGCGGCACTTGGGGTTCATCGATACAGCGTGGTTCAGAGGCAGCATTACTATTCCAAAAAATGATTCAACGTCGACTCGCAACAAACAATCCAATGATGTTAATGGGCGATTTTAATGATCGACTCGATAATGATCGCGACGGTGTGCTGTCTCATTTAACCATGGACACTTTACGCTTTAATTCAGACCCACAAGCACAAGACATTGTTAAGCAATTTAGTCTACAAGATAGCTGGCATTTATATCAGCATGCAGCAAATGGAGTAACAGCAAGTAGTACCCCAGCGCCTCGCCCGCCGACACATTACTTTTTCAATAAAGGGTCTGTGTTAGATTATATTTTACTGTCGTGTGAGTTTAATGCTGAATATCAGCGTAGCCTCTATGAAGTCAGTGACTATCACACCTATGACCGTCATCTGATTAATCCTATCTATGCGCGTGATAGTGAAAGTACTGATCATGCGGTTGTGCAAATTAATCTAGCGCTTAGATCTTAG
- a CDS encoding MotA/TolQ/ExbB proton channel family protein, whose product MQFDLTLIDWFASVNHFMTQGGPILYWLAAVVMLCWLCVMERLLFLYGYFPALQRALLTRWAAREEQGSWHAQAIRAGWLLQAKQALQQNLNFLKVLVAVCPMLGLLGTVTGMISVFDVMATLGSSEPKLMAAGISLATLPTMAGMVAALAGMFAHARLTKSCDRRYSRLEKLLRPSMNKEYV is encoded by the coding sequence ATGCAGTTTGATCTTACTTTGATAGATTGGTTCGCAAGCGTCAACCATTTCATGACGCAGGGGGGGCCGATACTCTATTGGCTTGCTGCTGTTGTTATGCTGTGCTGGCTTTGTGTTATGGAGCGTTTGTTGTTCTTGTACGGTTATTTTCCGGCACTGCAACGGGCGTTATTAACGCGTTGGGCTGCACGTGAAGAACAGGGCTCATGGCATGCTCAAGCGATTCGTGCGGGTTGGTTATTACAGGCAAAGCAAGCTCTGCAACAGAACCTTAATTTTTTGAAAGTGCTGGTGGCAGTTTGTCCTATGCTGGGGTTGTTAGGTACGGTGACCGGTATGATCAGTGTGTTTGATGTTATGGCAACGTTAGGTAGCAGTGAACCGAAGTTAATGGCAGCGGGGATCTCATTAGCGACGTTGCCAACGATGGCTGGCATGGTAGCAGCGCTAGCGGGTATGTTTGCACATGCGAGGTTGACTAAATCTTGTGACAGACGTTATAGCAGATTAGAAAAATTATTGAGACCTTCTATGAATAAGGAATATGTATGA
- a CDS encoding hemerythrin domain-containing protein produces the protein MHTIPDFMTAQHRHCDDAFIAAESSVSASKWAEADSQWTIFTADLETHLQQEETILFPAFEEATGMTMGPTQVMRAEHAQMRQLVAEMTQQLSAQSKAQFLGLSETLMILMQQHNMKEEQMLYPMTQAHLPDADAVLLQVKAYS, from the coding sequence ATGCACACTATTCCTGATTTTATGACTGCGCAACATCGCCATTGTGATGATGCTTTTATTGCTGCTGAATCATCTGTTTCTGCAAGTAAATGGGCTGAGGCTGATAGCCAGTGGACGATATTTACCGCTGACCTTGAAACGCACTTACAACAAGAAGAAACGATTTTATTCCCAGCGTTTGAAGAAGCGACAGGGATGACGATGGGGCCAACGCAAGTAATGCGTGCTGAACATGCACAAATGCGTCAATTGGTGGCTGAAATGACACAACAATTGTCTGCGCAGAGTAAAGCACAATTCTTGGGGTTATCAGAAACCTTAATGATCTTAATGCAGCAACATAATATGAAAGAAGAGCAAATGTTATACCCAATGACACAAGCGCATTTACCGGATGCTGATGCGGTATTACTACAAGTAAAAGCGTACTCATAA